The sequence tgtttaatattattttaagagtaaacatatttaaaagaatagaaaaaatgaattttattgatttttttaataaaaataagcatttaaaaataattttgtgttttgcggatatatccgatatccaatCCATAAATGTGTGAATCGAAtccgatccgatgattttagtgcgAATCGAATTAAAATTTTGGTCATTTTCGATCCGTGTTCACCCCTAGAATTCTCAAACATGAATAATAATCCAATTAGAAGATCACTAAGAAGAGAATTTCACTATATCTACTTTGTTAAAAgactttattaatatttttttaaaggatTTTTAAATGTACTCAAAATATTAATATCTTAATAATCTTAATAATTGAAAtcaaatgttaaaattattagTTGACTGATACACTTAAAATTCTTCTTACTTTTTTATTTGTAGGACTATTCGAAGTATAAATATTCACGTGTTTATTTGTCGGATTACtcctaaaaaaaatttgaatttagttGGCTCCTAAGGAATGTGTATGTGagaaatttgaagtttgaaaCTTTTCGACATTTTGATCCCACTACCCGCACAGGAGAATAATGGGTCACCAATTTCATCAACAAATCCAACGCCATCAAGCAACAGATGGTGTTCTTAACCTCTTCAGAAAAGCCAATCACGATCTCAACTTCGTTCACCACTCCCTCGAAAAGGAGTTCCAAACCCTTTACCCTGACAACGTCCGTTTTTTCACTCCTTTTCCACTTCGCACTTTTCACATTTAtgcttcaattttaattttaatctttattttatttttttttccaggCAAACCCTATGAAGCTTGTTTCGAGAATCAAGAAGATACAGGAAGATATATCAACATTGAAAGGGCAGTGTCAAGATCTTTTGGCTGCTAAGCAGGTTTCTCTATACTCTATAGTATTATAGATAACTTATTCTGTGTAATTTCAATGCTATAATGATATGtaatttttctcaattttttatgCTGCCATACTTGATTGCAAACTTATCAGACTCTTGGCTTAATTTGTAAACAGTAAACACTACAGGTTTAGATGATTAGGTTGCTACTTCAATTTTATGATTGAAGTTTACCTAAACTCGTGTAAGCTTCACAAGTTAAGATAAACGCTGAGTTTTGAATGCCTTGTTTCATTGATGTTTGAATTAGTATATGTTTAAATACCTAAATTCTGGTTTTTCTTTGTTACTGAATAGAATTGCTATTAGTATTGTAGGACAATCATGATATGATATAGGAGGACGCTTGTCATCGTGACCCTGCCTGTAAAATTAGTCAGCGTCAAGATGCTGTGGCAAATGATCTTAAAAGGATGAGAAGATATTGGAATTGAGTGAATTTCTGATATTGACAGTAAATAGAAATAGAAAGGGTTCCATATttgatattttgatttttgaagtaGATTGTGAGATTGTGTTTATTCACTTGTGCAGGATTTAATTGATAAGGCTCAGAGAACTCTGGTTGAGAACAGAAATTTAGTGCAGCGCATGCAAGCATCTGTGGGCATCCCCCTCACCGGCGAAGATGATGAGGCTTTTACTAACTTCCAACAGGTAATTGTgtctctgtgtatgttgtttttTCTGCCCTTTTTTGTGTGTGTTTTTGATTTTTagaggaaaaagaaaagcaatgaaCAGACGAAGTGATGAAATTCTGCTTGTGAATTGTGCCTTTTTTTTCTAAACAGATGTAGTGATGAAATTTCTTGTAGTTTTCTCATTAATCTATTACAGAGAATTTCATAATGGTTCGTGTAGCTTCCCAATAGGATTTAGCCTGTTAGTTCTTCAAAATATCATGCATCATTGCATTCCCTGATAGTTTTGATTTCATAAGGGAAGAAAAAGCATCATTTCACAATGCAGTTTTTTTCATTTTGGAGGTGACTAAGTGGAGCGTGATGGTTATTTCTGTATGCGTCTTCTGCAATTCTCAATGGTTGCCTATTTTCCAAGTGGTGTTTCAAGTGTTTACACCATTTGCCAGCAAGCAACTAATATTTAAGAAATATGAGGCTTTGCTTACATGTATTTTACCCAAGCAAAGTTGTTCTTGGGTATCTTTCATATTGCGCTGCCTCCAACATAACAAAGATTCCGTGTGATTGAGTTGGTGGAGAGCGGAAGGTGGAAAATAGAGAATGGAACGAAAATCATTTTGATCAGAGTTATGTTCTTAAGTTGAAATGAGTAAATTTTGTTTTCCatgttaatatatttttcttGAGCCAATCAAGTGCAAATTGATTTTCTAGTCCCTAAAGCTTCAAGTTGCAATGAATTTTACAAAGTTTTAACTGATTGTGCAGATAATTGAGGAATGGACAATGCAAGTGAGATCCAAAATAGGTAAGGTATTTCTTGGGCTTTTTGGTTTATCAATTTTCCTGACATTTATGACTGCCTATTTAAATATTGATGTGTAATTTTTATTAGATGACAGTGAAAGTGTTTTCGAAACAGAAGTTTTGATtgaaaatgtatatatatattttttccaaATTGTTAGGAGGGATGGAATTTATAAAAGCAACTATTGTCCAGTGTGCAAGAACAGAAAAGGGAGAGAAATATAGAATGGAGTTTGGGTTTGAGTAAATGATCGAGTCTTAAGTCTAAATATGTGTTACCACTTCTGGCTCAAGGTTTGCGAGACAGTTGTTCCTGAGCCACAAGAAGGAACAATTTGAGCTTTCTCCAAAGGAATTGGTGTTCTCCTAGTCCGTACTACTACTACTGTAGCAATTGTCAAGACATTCATTCAAGTTCTCATGCACTTATGTTTATCTCTTCTTATCGCAATTATTTTTAACTCATCAACTGCGGAACTGCATAAGTCATGTGTTCAGAATTTTTTTGCCTCTCTTTTCCGATGTTGCATGCATACCAGTTTGCCTCATAAAAAGTGGATGCCATTTGGTTTCTAAACCGCAAAAAGATGGTTGCAATTTAGATGCAGTTTGGACTTTGAAATATCCGAGCCTTGCACACCCCTACAATTAACTTCGTCCTGCTTGCC is a genomic window of Arachis ipaensis cultivar K30076 chromosome B06, Araip1.1, whole genome shotgun sequence containing:
- the LOC107605449 gene encoding uncharacterized protein LOC107605449 isoform X2 yields the protein MGHQFHQQIQRHQATDGVLNLFRKANHDLNFVHHSLEKEFQTLYPDNANPMKLVSRIKKIQEDISTLKGQCQDLLAAKQDLIDKAQRTLVENRNLVQRMQASVGIPLTGEDDEAFTNFQQIIEEWTMQVRSKIGGMEFIKATIVQCARTEKGEKYRMEFGFE
- the LOC107605449 gene encoding uncharacterized protein LOC107605449 isoform X3 — protein: MGHQFHQQIQRHQATDGVLNLFRKANHDLNFVHHSLEKEFQTLYPDNANPMKLVSRIKKIQEDISTLKGQCQDLLAAKQDLIDKAQRTLVENRNLVQRMQASVGIPLTGEDDEAFTNFQQIIEEWTMQVRSKIGDEKHDADSGDLNKLLFSAIVQSN
- the LOC107605449 gene encoding uncharacterized protein LOC107605449 isoform X1, with the protein product MGHQFHQQIQRHQATDGVLNLFRKANHDLNFVHHSLEKEFQTLYPDNANPMKLVSRIKKIQEDISTLKGQCQDLLAAKQDLIDKAQRTLVENRNLVQRMQASVGIPLTGEDDEAFTNFQQVTKWSVMVISVCVFCNSQWLPIFQVVFQVFTPFASKQLIFKKYEALLTCILPKQSCSWVSFILRCLQHNKDSV
- the LOC107605449 gene encoding uncharacterized protein LOC107605449 isoform X4 → MGHQFHQQIQRHQATDGVLNLFRKANHDLNFVHHSLEKEFQTLYPDNANPMKLVSRIKKIQEDISTLKGQCQDLLAAKQDLIDKAQRTLVENRNLVQRMQASVGIPLTGEDDEAFTNFQQIIEEWTMQVRSKIGKGMKNMMLILEI